From Actinomyces slackii, a single genomic window includes:
- a CDS encoding TadE family protein: MLLRSRLRRLREEAGASSVELLVFFPLLMLIVLMTVQVALSWYGNEVARTTAREVARQVRGGDSPAVAQVEGVAYARRVGGGALQDVVVDVTVRGQEVSVEVSGESMDIVAGFAPRVTATVTSQIESFREDR, translated from the coding sequence ATGCTTCTCCGATCGCGCCTTCGTCGCCTGCGGGAGGAGGCGGGTGCCTCCAGTGTGGAGCTGCTCGTCTTCTTCCCCCTGCTCATGCTCATCGTGCTCATGACGGTTCAGGTCGCCCTGAGCTGGTACGGCAATGAGGTGGCCAGAACCACCGCCCGCGAGGTGGCCAGGCAGGTCCGCGGCGGTGACAGCCCGGCCGTCGCCCAGGTAGAGGGCGTGGCCTACGCCCGCCGGGTCGGGGGCGGCGCGCTGCAGGACGTCGTCGTCGATGTGACCGTGCGGGGCCAGGAGGTCTCCGTGGAGGTCTCCGGGGAGTCCATGGATATCGTCGCCGGATTCGCCCCGCGCGTCACGGCCACGGTGACCTCGCAGATCGAGAGCTTCAGGGAGGACCGATGA
- a CDS encoding TadE/TadG family type IV pilus assembly protein, which yields MSGLTRWARALRRAEAGTMSVEMIVMVPVLLLIILVAVAGGRLVSAEGMVQAASRDAARAASMERSSFAASAAANASLAQADTAGAACSSTTNVGSFGRGGRVEVTVRCRVTLADLGLVFLPGATTVTARSTAPVDTWRGSR from the coding sequence ATGAGTGGGCTGACTCGCTGGGCCAGGGCCCTGCGGAGGGCCGAGGCCGGGACGATGTCCGTGGAGATGATCGTCATGGTGCCGGTGCTGCTGCTCATCATCCTGGTGGCGGTGGCCGGTGGCCGCCTGGTCTCGGCCGAGGGCATGGTTCAGGCGGCCTCGCGCGACGCCGCCCGCGCGGCCTCCATGGAGCGCTCCTCCTTCGCCGCGTCGGCGGCCGCCAACGCCAGCCTGGCCCAGGCTGATACCGCCGGCGCCGCCTGCAGCTCGACCACCAATGTGGGCTCATTCGGTCGCGGCGGGAGAGTGGAGGTCACGGTCAGGTGCCGTGTGACCCTGGCCGATCTGGGCCTGGTCTTCCTTCCCGGGGCGACCACCGTGACAGCACGATCCACGGCCCCCGTGGACACCTGGAGAGGATCGAGATGA
- a CDS encoding TadE/TadG family type IV pilus assembly protein, which translates to MMTRSPRHAGRGGERGSVSVFTVIIAATLMLVAGLCIEGGRVLNARATMTDHAEQAARAGAQNLADSGLRGTAAITLDAPAASASARAYLDGVGHTGDSRVTVSSQTVSVTVEDEVPTTMLRLVGMSSVHVTATGKARAAVGIFEEDKP; encoded by the coding sequence ATGATGACACGCAGCCCACGGCATGCGGGGCGCGGAGGCGAGCGGGGATCGGTGTCGGTCTTCACCGTCATCATCGCCGCCACCCTCATGCTCGTGGCCGGACTGTGCATTGAGGGCGGCCGCGTCCTCAACGCCAGGGCCACCATGACCGACCACGCCGAGCAGGCCGCCCGAGCCGGGGCTCAGAACCTGGCTGACAGCGGTCTGCGCGGAACCGCGGCCATCACCCTGGACGCCCCGGCGGCCTCAGCCTCCGCCCGCGCCTACCTGGACGGCGTGGGGCATACCGGCGACTCCAGGGTCACGGTGTCCTCGCAGACGGTCAGCGTGACCGTCGAGGACGAGGTACCGACCACCATGCTCAGGCTGGTGGGCATGAGCTCCGTCCACGTGACGGCCACCGGGAAGGCCCGGGCCGCCGTCGGCATCTTCGAGGAGGACAAGCCGTGA
- a CDS encoding LysM peptidoglycan-binding domain-containing protein: MNARTATIGPERFRVPTGQDRPSPLRSILAGLVLLLIIVGLPVLMLQFLGLPPIPTSLDASLLMQQVSVTVLMGVLIWVLWLAWLQFTVCTVVELVSALRGRGVPAHVPLSGGPQALARKLVTAMLLVSAMAAPAAAAAPVLPAQAPAGVQAQVEASGQTASQAAPASAPGDSTQDPQARPAEGVRYMLGDIELDAQTGAELEGKRVYVVQPPDGRYHDNLWDIAERNLGEGRSYPEIYDLNVGRLQPDGRSLELARLIQPGWLLVMPESAESVDRVVAVPVTNPAPPPPAPQEPAPTAQEQGAAHALMTQDIAPAQVPAVGSLLAASLVAMLARRRRQWLVPTISEEAAEVERLLRVGADEQRCRRLDAVLRSLSEMPEQPRPYAVAISDAACYLRLSRPIPVAPHPWQVQDEGLTWALPAGREPSPSGAASPLPGLVTIGRDAAGTDILIDLASADGEVCVTGDPTMAAEVVGALALELCTNPWSDQATVAGAGLPPALHRMTAGRLQDPASLAASPAQPSPADAVLTGPRAQAATTFMLVAGQDVLPPLPPGRSTALVRTGTGRDSRWRIEIDASGTAHIDPLGITVRATRATESELAALEEIFAVEVPVDSSRPPIPDPPQPPVVAAALRAAPVRIQILGQTLVEAGGTVDRARRSILTEAAICVALHPEGIRPDALGAMLWPLGVTGDVVSSLIERLRDWLGHDADGSPHVRQDSQGRLWMGPGVVMDWDVLRSLLQLSRFCPPDREIELLKEALRLVRGPVGRDVPEGQYSWLARVRTAHQADILVVDAAHRIVELTGETDPDGAAAAVDAGLQMVELNQELWRDRLRLAARRGRGELERDVQSLLDASGLDDLMLLDPATAALVEDLAPGISVRRIPA, encoded by the coding sequence GTGAACGCACGCACCGCCACCATCGGGCCGGAGCGATTCCGGGTCCCCACGGGCCAGGACAGGCCCTCACCACTGCGCTCGATCCTGGCCGGCCTGGTGCTGCTGCTCATCATCGTCGGGCTGCCCGTGCTCATGCTCCAGTTCCTGGGCCTGCCGCCGATCCCCACCAGCCTCGACGCCTCGCTGCTCATGCAGCAGGTCTCCGTCACGGTGCTGATGGGGGTGCTCATCTGGGTGCTGTGGCTGGCCTGGCTGCAGTTCACGGTGTGCACCGTCGTCGAGCTGGTCTCGGCGCTGCGGGGGCGGGGAGTGCCCGCTCATGTGCCGCTGTCCGGGGGACCCCAGGCGCTGGCCCGCAAGCTGGTGACTGCCATGCTCCTGGTCAGCGCCATGGCCGCCCCCGCGGCCGCTGCCGCACCGGTCCTGCCCGCCCAGGCCCCCGCCGGGGTCCAGGCGCAGGTCGAGGCCTCCGGGCAGACGGCATCGCAGGCCGCGCCCGCCTCCGCCCCAGGGGACTCCACGCAGGACCCGCAGGCCCGTCCGGCCGAGGGCGTGCGCTACATGCTGGGGGACATCGAGCTCGATGCCCAGACCGGCGCCGAGCTGGAGGGCAAGCGCGTCTACGTGGTCCAGCCCCCCGACGGCCGGTACCACGACAACCTCTGGGACATCGCCGAGCGCAACCTGGGGGAGGGGCGCTCCTACCCGGAGATCTACGATCTCAATGTGGGCCGCCTCCAGCCCGACGGGCGCTCCCTGGAGCTGGCCCGCCTCATCCAGCCCGGCTGGCTGCTGGTCATGCCCGAGTCGGCGGAGTCGGTTGATCGCGTCGTGGCCGTCCCGGTGACCAACCCCGCCCCGCCCCCGCCCGCGCCCCAGGAGCCGGCTCCCACCGCTCAGGAGCAGGGCGCCGCCCACGCGCTCATGACCCAGGACATCGCTCCCGCCCAGGTGCCCGCCGTCGGCTCCCTGCTGGCGGCCTCCCTGGTGGCCATGCTCGCCCGCAGGCGCCGTCAGTGGCTGGTGCCGACCATCAGCGAGGAGGCCGCGGAGGTCGAGCGCCTCCTGAGGGTGGGCGCCGATGAGCAGCGCTGCCGACGCCTGGACGCGGTGCTGCGCTCCTTGAGCGAGATGCCCGAGCAGCCCCGGCCCTACGCCGTGGCCATCAGCGACGCCGCCTGCTACCTGCGCCTGTCCCGCCCCATCCCCGTGGCCCCCCACCCCTGGCAGGTCCAGGACGAGGGGCTGACCTGGGCGCTTCCCGCCGGGCGCGAGCCCAGCCCCTCGGGGGCGGCCTCCCCGCTGCCCGGCCTGGTGACCATCGGGCGGGACGCCGCGGGCACGGACATCCTCATCGACCTGGCCTCCGCCGACGGCGAGGTCTGCGTGACCGGTGACCCCACCATGGCCGCCGAGGTCGTGGGGGCGCTCGCCCTGGAGCTGTGCACCAACCCCTGGTCGGATCAGGCCACGGTGGCCGGCGCCGGGCTGCCCCCCGCCCTGCACCGCATGACCGCCGGGCGCCTCCAGGACCCCGCCTCCCTCGCCGCCTCGCCGGCTCAGCCCAGCCCCGCCGACGCCGTCCTGACCGGTCCGCGGGCCCAGGCCGCGACCACCTTCATGCTGGTGGCGGGGCAGGATGTCCTCCCGCCCCTGCCCCCCGGCCGCAGCACCGCCCTGGTGCGCACCGGCACGGGCCGCGACTCGCGGTGGCGCATCGAGATCGACGCCTCGGGGACGGCCCACATCGACCCGCTGGGCATCACGGTCAGGGCCACGCGAGCCACGGAGTCGGAGCTGGCGGCCCTGGAGGAGATCTTCGCCGTGGAGGTCCCGGTGGACAGCAGCCGCCCGCCCATCCCCGACCCGCCCCAGCCCCCGGTGGTCGCCGCGGCGCTGCGTGCCGCGCCCGTGCGCATCCAGATCCTGGGCCAGACCCTGGTGGAGGCAGGCGGCACCGTGGATCGGGCGCGCCGCTCCATCCTGACCGAGGCCGCGATCTGCGTGGCCCTCCACCCCGAGGGGATCCGCCCCGATGCTCTGGGCGCGATGCTCTGGCCGCTGGGCGTGACGGGGGACGTCGTGTCCTCCCTCATCGAGCGCCTGCGCGATTGGCTGGGGCATGACGCCGATGGCTCCCCCCACGTGCGCCAGGACTCCCAGGGCCGTTTGTGGATGGGGCCGGGCGTGGTCATGGACTGGGATGTGCTGCGCTCGCTGCTGCAGCTGTCGCGCTTCTGCCCCCCTGATCGGGAGATCGAGCTGCTCAAGGAGGCGCTGCGCCTGGTGCGCGGCCCCGTGGGACGTGATGTCCCCGAGGGGCAGTACAGCTGGCTGGCCCGGGTGCGCACCGCCCACCAGGCCGACATCCTGGTTGTCGACGCGGCCCACCGCATCGTCGAGCTGACGGGGGAGACCGACCCCGACGGCGCGGCGGCGGCGGTGGACGCGGGCCTGCAGATGGTCGAGCTCAACCAGGAGCTGTGGCGCGACCGGCTGCGCCTGGCGGCCCGCAGGGGCCGCGGCGAGCTGGAGCGGGATGTCCAGTCCCTCCTGGATGCCAGTGGCCTGGACGATCTCATGCTGCTGGACCCGGCGACGGCCGCCCTCGTGGAGGATCTGGCCCCCGGTATCTCCGTGCGCCGCATCCCCGCATAA
- a CDS encoding FtsK/SpoIIIE domain-containing protein, producing the protein MQLLISVVRSGEPEARPQDLIVAAQSDSTVGDLAAVLANRLPAPVESGALRLVVEGGERLQEEACDLWVGSTLLDPQAPLGGGPVHDGMLLGLGGALADDVEPGGVVELRVVSGRGAGAVHRLSLGRYTLGGPGCDIALEGVEEMVASLAVQAGGQVLITAREEVAQRMAEPPHPRRRPLPGPLVLATEAGQEEAEPPKRRKKRRRDIQEDEAPHLEGREELDPAAHRHLVELERRPLEEETLWEAGAVLTVGECLLTVGAVPGIDAVMTPTPGATTIDFNRPPRLARPVRRTEFSLPRKPQPPRKPPIPFALMISPMVMGLGMYLMTRRVFSLMFMVLSPIMMIANQVQGRSSSKKTYRDQMKTYEEQREATENAAFVALTEERRLRRLDSPDPAEVMLRATGPRADLWERRPRDPDWLELRVGTADLASDVVLEDPERPRHEEKLRWTAPDVPVTLQLAALGVVGIAGAQRDLVSIWMAAQAAALHSPAELEMVLIMDPGQEEAARERWAWARWLPHLRNPEGMGARARIGADDESVMRRINELADLVEARSDKDGGRGAGGNQILVVLDGAHALRQRPGMIRVLRDGPAVGIRVICIDAERTSLPEECRAVVSTGPGLPSVSQTDVDEVEHVLLDQVPAGWCERVARALAPVHDVSASGAEGAIPSSSRLLDVLPMPEPEAQTVLRAWERVSRTTKALVGEDAEGEFWLDVRADGPHALVAGTTGSGKSELLQTIIASLCVGNTPESMTFVLVDYKGGAAFKDCARLPHTVGMVTDLDGHLTSRALESLGAELRRREHQLADADAKDIEDYVASMQPGDEPMPRLMIIIDEFAALVAELPDFVTGLVDIARRGRSLGVHLVLATQRPAGVVSAEIKSNTNLRIALRVTDEGDSQDVIEHSASAHIPPSLPGRAYARLGHASLRQFQSSRVGGRPRGATPRAELRAAELTLGELSRPEAAGPVLEEDATIPTDLATLVNAMGSAFASLGRPKPHSPWLPPLPEMVTLGELERLADEGTGRVPAPVEEVEGDGAAAEAGGVGEAGGADSGDPVAEAVPEAPEALEPLDDPRRSGFLPPLLLGLEDLPREQDQRPMSWDYTRAGHLGVAGGPRSGRSSLLRAIAVAVARTTSAAEVHIYGIDAGTGALLPCVSLPHVGAVVTRDQPERVRRLLALLGSEVSRRQQYLAANGFASLAEQRLAAGPEEAMSYLVLLIDRWDSFTATFESVDGGALLEGVETLMREGPAVGLRVVVAGDRTVFRGRFGMMLEDRLALKLPAAEDYEVIGMRAREVPVTMPVGRAFRTGTWPREVQLAMLTEQAAGTAQVAAIHEAGRESTARWGEIPRAQRPGRVDELPVTLSTREALDMGPELPPGAFSLAVGGDDLGLIPMAMDDIGNGVLVAGPRRSGRSTALAFGAQTALANGLSVALVLPRRSPLEALSAHPGVVGVLGLESTAADLEDLLRTNGPETLVVVDDYDLVGNDHVMCAVMEKHLRDCRDAHGGMLLSSGVEEAMAMYGGLMVRVKRARTGLVLAPRSSDDGTLLSARLPRSVGGPVPKGRGVMITTSGWQWVQVPRLD; encoded by the coding sequence GTGCAGCTCCTCATCTCGGTCGTGCGCTCCGGGGAGCCGGAGGCCCGGCCCCAGGATCTCATTGTCGCCGCCCAGTCCGACTCCACGGTGGGCGACCTGGCCGCGGTGCTGGCCAACCGCCTTCCCGCCCCGGTGGAGTCCGGCGCCCTGCGGCTGGTGGTCGAGGGCGGCGAGCGGCTGCAGGAGGAGGCCTGCGACCTGTGGGTCGGCTCCACCCTCCTGGATCCTCAGGCCCCCCTGGGCGGAGGGCCGGTCCATGACGGGATGCTCCTGGGCCTGGGGGGAGCGCTGGCCGACGACGTCGAGCCCGGCGGCGTCGTCGAGCTGCGGGTGGTCTCAGGGCGAGGCGCCGGGGCGGTTCATCGCCTGAGCCTGGGGCGCTACACCTTGGGCGGCCCCGGCTGCGACATCGCCCTGGAGGGCGTTGAGGAGATGGTGGCGAGCCTGGCGGTCCAGGCCGGCGGCCAGGTCCTCATCACGGCGCGAGAGGAGGTCGCCCAGCGCATGGCCGAGCCCCCGCATCCGCGCCGTCGCCCCCTGCCAGGGCCCCTCGTGCTCGCCACCGAGGCCGGGCAGGAGGAGGCCGAGCCCCCCAAGCGGCGCAAGAAGCGCCGTCGGGACATCCAGGAGGACGAGGCCCCTCATCTCGAGGGGCGCGAGGAGCTGGACCCGGCCGCCCACCGGCATCTGGTGGAGCTCGAGCGCCGCCCGCTGGAGGAGGAGACCCTGTGGGAGGCCGGTGCGGTGCTCACCGTGGGGGAGTGCCTGCTGACGGTGGGGGCCGTGCCGGGCATCGATGCGGTGATGACCCCCACGCCGGGGGCCACGACCATCGACTTCAACCGGCCCCCGCGCCTGGCCCGCCCGGTTCGGCGCACCGAGTTCTCCCTGCCGCGCAAGCCGCAGCCGCCGCGCAAGCCGCCCATCCCCTTCGCGCTCATGATCTCCCCGATGGTCATGGGACTGGGCATGTACCTCATGACGCGGCGCGTCTTCTCCCTGATGTTCATGGTCCTGTCCCCGATCATGATGATCGCCAACCAGGTCCAGGGGCGCTCGAGCTCCAAGAAGACCTACCGCGACCAGATGAAGACCTATGAGGAGCAGCGCGAGGCCACGGAGAACGCCGCCTTCGTCGCCCTGACCGAGGAGCGGCGCCTGCGGCGCCTGGACTCTCCCGACCCGGCCGAGGTCATGCTGCGGGCCACGGGGCCGCGGGCGGATCTGTGGGAGCGCAGGCCCCGGGACCCCGACTGGCTGGAGCTGCGCGTGGGGACGGCCGACCTGGCCAGCGATGTGGTGCTGGAGGATCCGGAGCGGCCCCGCCATGAGGAGAAGCTGCGGTGGACGGCGCCGGATGTGCCCGTGACCCTGCAGCTGGCGGCGCTGGGGGTGGTAGGCATCGCCGGGGCGCAGCGGGACCTGGTCTCGATCTGGATGGCGGCCCAGGCCGCGGCCCTGCACTCGCCCGCCGAGCTGGAGATGGTGCTCATCATGGACCCGGGCCAGGAGGAGGCGGCGCGTGAGCGCTGGGCCTGGGCGCGCTGGCTGCCGCATCTGCGCAATCCCGAGGGCATGGGGGCGCGCGCCAGGATCGGGGCCGATGACGAGTCGGTGATGCGGCGCATCAATGAGCTGGCCGACCTGGTCGAGGCCCGCTCCGATAAGGACGGCGGCAGGGGCGCCGGGGGCAACCAGATCCTCGTGGTGCTCGACGGCGCCCACGCCCTGCGCCAGAGGCCCGGCATGATCCGGGTGCTGCGCGATGGCCCCGCGGTGGGGATCCGGGTGATCTGCATCGACGCGGAGCGCACCTCGCTCCCCGAGGAGTGCCGGGCCGTGGTCTCCACGGGGCCGGGCCTGCCCTCGGTGTCCCAGACGGATGTTGATGAGGTCGAGCATGTTCTTCTCGACCAGGTGCCCGCGGGCTGGTGCGAGCGGGTGGCCCGGGCGCTGGCCCCGGTCCATGACGTCTCGGCCTCGGGGGCGGAGGGGGCGATCCCCTCCAGCTCCCGGCTCCTGGATGTGCTGCCCATGCCCGAGCCCGAGGCTCAGACGGTGCTGCGCGCCTGGGAGCGGGTCAGCCGCACCACCAAGGCGCTGGTGGGGGAGGACGCCGAGGGCGAGTTCTGGCTCGATGTGCGCGCCGATGGGCCGCATGCGCTGGTGGCCGGGACCACGGGCTCGGGTAAGTCCGAGCTGCTGCAGACCATCATCGCCTCCCTGTGCGTGGGCAATACGCCGGAGTCGATGACCTTCGTCCTGGTGGACTACAAGGGCGGGGCAGCCTTCAAGGACTGCGCGCGACTGCCGCACACGGTGGGCATGGTCACCGACCTCGACGGGCACCTGACCTCCCGGGCGCTGGAGTCCCTGGGGGCCGAGCTGCGGCGCCGCGAGCACCAGCTGGCCGACGCCGATGCCAAGGACATCGAGGACTACGTGGCCTCCATGCAGCCCGGGGATGAGCCCATGCCGCGGCTGATGATCATCATCGACGAGTTCGCGGCGCTGGTGGCCGAGCTGCCGGACTTCGTCACCGGCCTGGTGGACATCGCCCGACGCGGCCGCTCTCTGGGCGTTCACCTGGTGCTGGCCACCCAGAGGCCGGCGGGCGTGGTCTCGGCGGAGATCAAGTCGAACACGAATCTGCGCATCGCCCTGCGGGTCACCGATGAGGGGGACTCCCAGGATGTCATCGAGCACTCCGCCTCGGCGCATATCCCGCCCTCGCTGCCGGGGCGGGCCTATGCCCGCCTGGGGCATGCCAGCCTCCGGCAGTTCCAGTCCTCCCGCGTGGGGGGCCGTCCGCGGGGGGCGACGCCGCGCGCCGAGCTGCGGGCGGCGGAGCTGACGCTCGGCGAGCTCTCGCGCCCCGAGGCCGCCGGGCCGGTGCTGGAGGAGGATGCCACGATCCCCACCGATCTGGCGACCCTGGTCAATGCCATGGGCTCGGCCTTCGCCTCCCTGGGGCGGCCCAAGCCGCACAGTCCGTGGCTGCCGCCGCTGCCGGAGATGGTCACCCTGGGGGAGCTGGAGCGCCTGGCCGATGAGGGCACCGGGCGCGTGCCCGCCCCGGTTGAAGAGGTCGAGGGCGACGGCGCTGCCGCAGAAGCGGGCGGGGTGGGAGAAGCCGGCGGGGCCGACTCCGGGGACCCGGTAGCCGAGGCTGTTCCGGAGGCCCCTGAGGCCCTGGAGCCGCTGGACGATCCCCGCCGGTCCGGGTTCCTGCCCCCGCTGCTGCTGGGGCTGGAGGATCTTCCCCGCGAGCAGGACCAGCGGCCCATGAGCTGGGATTACACGCGTGCCGGGCACCTGGGGGTGGCCGGGGGGCCGCGCTCGGGGCGCTCCTCGCTGCTGCGGGCGATCGCGGTGGCGGTGGCGCGCACGACCTCGGCCGCCGAGGTGCATATCTACGGCATCGATGCGGGCACGGGCGCGCTGCTTCCCTGTGTGAGCCTGCCGCATGTGGGGGCGGTGGTCACGCGCGACCAGCCCGAGCGGGTTCGCCGGCTCCTGGCGCTTCTGGGCTCGGAGGTCTCGCGCCGCCAGCAGTACCTGGCGGCCAATGGCTTCGCCTCGCTTGCCGAGCAGCGCCTGGCGGCCGGGCCCGAGGAGGCGATGTCCTACCTGGTGCTGCTCATCGACCGCTGGGACTCCTTCACCGCGACCTTCGAGTCCGTCGATGGCGGGGCCCTGCTGGAGGGCGTGGAGACGCTCATGCGCGAGGGGCCTGCCGTGGGCCTGCGCGTGGTGGTGGCGGGGGACCGCACGGTCTTCCGGGGGCGGTTCGGCATGATGCTGGAGGACCGTCTGGCCCTCAAGCTGCCCGCCGCTGAGGACTATGAGGTGATCGGGATGCGGGCCCGGGAGGTGCCCGTGACGATGCCGGTGGGCAGGGCGTTCCGCACGGGGACCTGGCCCAGGGAGGTGCAGCTGGCCATGCTCACCGAGCAGGCCGCGGGCACGGCCCAGGTGGCGGCGATCCATGAGGCGGGGCGGGAGTCCACGGCGCGCTGGGGCGAGATCCCCCGGGCCCAGCGGCCCGGGCGGGTCGATGAGCTGCCGGTGACGCTCTCGACGCGCGAGGCCCTGGACATGGGGCCCGAACTTCCGCCGGGTGCCTTCTCCCTGGCCGTGGGTGGCGACGATCTGGGGCTGATCCCCATGGCCATGGACGATATCGGCAATGGCGTCCTGGTGGCGGGCCCCAGGCGCTCGGGGCGCTCGACGGCCCTGGCCTTCGGCGCGCAGACGGCACTGGCCAATGGCCTGTCCGTCGCGCTGGTCCTGCCTCGCCGCTCCCCGCTGGAGGCCCTGTCCGCGCACCCGGGCGTGGTCGGCGTGCTCGGATTGGAGTCCACGGCGGCGGATCTGGAGGACCTGCTGCGCACGAATGGGCCCGAGACGCTGGTTGTCGTGGACGACTACGATCTTGTCGGCAATGACCATGTCATGTGCGCGGTCATGGAGAAGCATCTGCGGGACTGCCGGGACGCCCATGGAGGCATGCTGCTCTCCTCCGGCGTGGAGGAGGCCATGGCCATGTACGGGGGTCTTATGGTCAGGGTCAAGAGAGCGCGCACGGGCCTGGTGCTGGCGCCCCGCTCATCCGATGACGGCACGCTCCTGTCCGCGCGCCTGCCCCGCTCGGTCGGCGGGCCCGTGCCCAAGGGACGGGGCGTCATGATCACCACAAGCGGCTGGCAATGGGTCCAGGTGCCGCGGTTGGATTGA
- a CDS encoding DUF6571 family protein, which translates to MVYDAPASLIKDLSYHPTQAYDFFIEDAERAKYWVTERKYNDDFAAISQALETASTSYNVVKNHPRGAAEIAALAVNGLGGRRDFGYVDNPHLTKDTVEGVAAAGALAHILKTYIQGMNYSIFDNEDTGNLRKVSEDHDVNNNPLGIMPRFDVDRLSEVLNIVGRDGGAFLKLREAQNSYQEKMIHKDMTNPEFNDASQRLAKTEGFVASSIGTGQIKDAQAHDAYVKAWVDLAGAPVSELTGLASKYAGPAAPVAGWASDKMIDDLKSRAEKKWADSTAATTADMEKQANIAMQQFTRSLLLSADADGLNGYQKGVESLGSSNESAVQNPDGTYRLMTRAEYNDLVERARTDSAAAETLDKVNSDLLDVAGNNAGFLPAGATRGDVEGSFKDPFSKYY; encoded by the coding sequence GTGGTGTATGATGCTCCCGCGTCCCTTATCAAAGATCTATCGTATCATCCTACTCAGGCATACGATTTTTTCATCGAGGATGCCGAGCGAGCCAAATATTGGGTCACTGAGCGCAAGTATAATGATGATTTTGCCGCCATCTCGCAGGCGCTCGAGACAGCTTCGACTAGTTACAACGTCGTGAAGAATCATCCGAGGGGTGCCGCAGAGATTGCTGCACTTGCCGTCAACGGATTAGGGGGGCGTCGGGACTTCGGTTATGTGGATAATCCCCATCTTACTAAGGATACAGTGGAGGGGGTTGCCGCTGCAGGCGCTCTCGCGCATATTCTCAAAACTTATATTCAGGGAATGAACTATTCCATCTTCGACAACGAGGACACAGGTAATCTTCGAAAAGTTTCAGAAGACCATGACGTCAACAATAATCCTTTGGGTATCATGCCTCGATTCGATGTTGATCGGTTATCCGAAGTGCTCAATATTGTTGGCAGGGACGGTGGGGCATTTCTTAAACTCCGAGAGGCTCAGAACTCCTACCAAGAAAAAATGATTCATAAAGATATGACTAATCCGGAGTTCAATGATGCCTCCCAACGCCTAGCCAAGACAGAAGGCTTTGTGGCGAGTTCTATTGGGACTGGCCAAATTAAGGATGCTCAGGCGCATGACGCTTACGTGAAGGCTTGGGTCGACCTGGCTGGAGCACCAGTTTCGGAACTTACTGGCCTGGCCTCCAAGTATGCAGGGCCTGCTGCACCGGTTGCTGGGTGGGCCTCAGACAAGATGATCGACGACCTGAAGAGTCGGGCCGAGAAAAAATGGGCCGATAGTACTGCTGCAACAACTGCCGACATGGAAAAGCAAGCCAACATTGCGATGCAGCAGTTCACTCGCAGCCTCCTTCTCTCTGCTGACGCTGACGGTCTCAATGGATACCAGAAAGGAGTAGAGTCATTGGGTTCGAGCAATGAGTCGGCGGTTCAAAACCCTGATGGTACGTATCGCCTTATGACGAGGGCCGAGTATAATGATCTTGTCGAGAGGGCAAGGACTGATAGCGCTGCCGCAGAGACGCTGGATAAAGTGAACAGCGACCTGTTGGACGTCGCGGGGAACAATGCGGGCTTCCTGCCCGCTGGTGCGACTAGGGGTGATGTTGAGGGGTCTTTCAAGGATCCTTTTAGCAAGTACTACTGA